A single genomic interval of Nonomuraea rubra harbors:
- a CDS encoding YciI family protein yields MRYLVTLKVVTQPAGPPPADLMEAIMKLGQEATESGALLDTSGLAPSSEGARVEVGGGRLIVSDGPFAEAKEMISYALYEVRTKEEAVEWASRFVKLHRDLWPGWEGEADVLRLFGPADFAPPA; encoded by the coding sequence ATGCGCTACCTCGTCACCCTCAAAGTCGTCACCCAGCCCGCCGGCCCGCCCCCGGCCGACCTCATGGAAGCCATCATGAAGCTCGGCCAGGAGGCCACCGAGTCCGGCGCCCTGCTCGACACCAGCGGCCTGGCCCCCAGCTCGGAGGGCGCGCGCGTCGAGGTCGGCGGAGGCCGGCTGATCGTCAGTGACGGCCCGTTCGCCGAGGCCAAGGAGATGATCAGCTACGCCCTGTACGAGGTCAGGACCAAGGAGGAGGCCGTGGAATGGGCCTCCCGCTTCGTCAAGCTGCACCGCGACCTGTGGCCCGGCTGGGAGGGCGAGGCCGACGTGCTCCGGCTGTTCGGCCCCGCGGACTTCGCGCCTCCTGCGTGA
- a CDS encoding RrF2 family transcriptional regulator produces the protein MTYPLTLTQAIAVVVYIAVKVEEGFTDFISTRELAAALGIAPPTATKIVQSLTRAGLVETREGAKGGIRLARPSEKITLLDVLHAGEQDRPLFRTDLTHALTGGRPDVIRRRVAENLRQAEDAMKASLAGTTIADLHRNT, from the coding sequence ATGACCTACCCGCTCACCCTCACGCAGGCGATCGCCGTGGTCGTCTACATCGCCGTGAAGGTCGAGGAGGGCTTCACCGACTTCATCTCGACGAGAGAGCTGGCGGCGGCCCTGGGGATCGCGCCACCGACCGCGACGAAGATCGTTCAGAGCCTGACGCGCGCGGGGCTCGTCGAGACCAGGGAGGGCGCCAAGGGTGGCATCAGGCTGGCCAGGCCGTCCGAGAAGATCACGCTGCTCGACGTGCTGCACGCGGGCGAGCAGGACCGTCCGCTGTTCAGGACGGACCTCACCCACGCGCTGACCGGCGGGCGCCCCGACGTGATCCGCCGGCGCGTCGCGGAGAACCTGCGGCAGGCCGAGGACGCGATGAAGGCCAGCCTGGCCGGCACCACGATCGCCGACCTCCACCGGAACACCTGA
- a CDS encoding SMP-30/gluconolactonase/LRE family protein, whose translation MRRFLQAGLALVVLLAGYLMFWPTPVDPVAWDPPADHGLTGAYSPNDRLAGVTRLARGHVRAPDAVTFDREGRMYTSSADGKIYRMAPDGTGAEVFSDVGGRPTGMAFAPDGALIAANEPLGALMRIPPGGGPPRTLTDSVNGRRLSLVNDVTVAADGTVYFTESSSRFHYDRSRWIVLEHAGDGAVHAYDPRTRRTRVVRDGLQLPNGITLSADGTHLLVSETGAYQVIRHWLSGPRAGATDTLAGNLPGYPNDISPAAGGGHWVALMSLRSPLLDGLGGWPGVRRTITRLPYTWLPEPAPIGFVIRLDAQGTVTANLQDSGEGAFTAVSAVTERDGALYLGTETGDAVGRVTY comes from the coding sequence ATGCGCAGATTCTTGCAGGCGGGGCTGGCACTGGTGGTGCTGCTGGCCGGCTACCTGATGTTCTGGCCCACGCCGGTCGATCCGGTCGCGTGGGATCCGCCCGCAGACCACGGCCTGACCGGTGCGTACTCACCCAACGACCGCCTGGCGGGCGTGACCCGCTTGGCACGGGGCCACGTGCGCGCCCCCGACGCCGTGACCTTCGACCGCGAAGGCAGGATGTACACGAGCTCGGCCGACGGCAAGATCTACCGCATGGCGCCCGACGGGACGGGTGCCGAGGTGTTCTCCGACGTCGGCGGCCGGCCGACCGGAATGGCCTTCGCCCCCGACGGCGCACTGATCGCGGCCAACGAGCCGCTCGGCGCCCTCATGCGGATCCCGCCCGGCGGCGGACCTCCTCGAACGCTCACCGACAGCGTGAACGGGCGGCGGCTGAGCCTGGTCAACGACGTGACGGTGGCGGCCGACGGGACCGTCTACTTCACCGAGTCCTCCTCCCGCTTCCACTACGACCGCTCCCGCTGGATCGTGCTGGAACACGCGGGCGACGGCGCGGTGCACGCCTACGACCCGCGCACCCGCCGCACGCGCGTCGTGCGCGACGGGCTGCAACTGCCGAACGGCATCACGCTGTCGGCCGACGGCACGCATCTGCTGGTGTCGGAGACCGGGGCCTACCAGGTCATCCGGCACTGGTTGTCGGGGCCACGGGCGGGGGCCACCGACACTCTCGCCGGGAACCTGCCCGGATACCCGAACGACATCTCCCCGGCGGCGGGCGGTGGTCACTGGGTGGCGCTGATGTCGCTGCGCTCGCCGCTGCTCGACGGGCTCGGCGGGTGGCCGGGGGTGCGGAGGACGATCACGCGGCTGCCGTACACGTGGCTGCCCGAGCCGGCGCCGATCGGCTTCGTGATCAGGCTCGACGCGCAGGGCACGGTGACCGCGAACCTGCAGGACTCGGGTGAGGGGGCGTTCACGGCGGTGAGCGCGGTCACCGAGCGGGACGGCGCCCTCTACCTCGGCACGGAGACCGGCGACGCCGTGGGGCGGGTGACCTACTGA
- a CDS encoding RNA polymerase sigma factor has translation MTVADSHRAVEAVWRIESARVIAALARMVNDIGLAEELAQDALVAALEEWPRNGVPDNPGAWLTLTAKHRAIDQFRRRDTYQRKLQEIGRDMELRQEWAEAELDDALDDHIGDDLLRLIFTACHPELPVEGRLALTLRLLGGLSTAEIARAFLAPEPTVGQRISRAKRTLADKQIPIELPPPAELPARLASVLEVIYLIFNEGYAASAGEDWIRPALCQEAMRLGRVLAGLMPSEPEVHGLLALMEIQASRIPARTAADGTPILLPDQDRSRWDRLLVRRGLDGLRRAEELGTLGPYGLQAAIAACHARALTPQATDWARIAALYRLLAHLTPSSVVELNRAVAVGMAHGPERGLEIADALLDERTLRDYAHLPAVRGDLLARLGRTAEAAAEFRRAAGLTRNTRERELFQQRAAGLDQGSPPASSS, from the coding sequence ATGACGGTAGCCGATTCCCACCGGGCGGTCGAGGCGGTCTGGCGCATCGAATCCGCCCGGGTCATCGCCGCGCTGGCCCGCATGGTCAATGACATCGGGCTGGCGGAGGAGCTGGCCCAGGACGCCCTGGTGGCGGCGCTCGAAGAATGGCCGCGTAACGGCGTACCGGACAATCCGGGCGCCTGGCTGACGCTGACCGCCAAGCACCGCGCCATCGACCAGTTCCGCCGCCGCGATACCTACCAGCGCAAGCTGCAAGAGATCGGCCGCGACATGGAACTCCGCCAGGAATGGGCAGAAGCCGAACTCGACGACGCCCTCGACGACCACATCGGTGACGACCTGCTACGCCTGATCTTCACCGCCTGCCACCCGGAACTCCCGGTCGAGGGGCGGCTCGCGCTCACCCTCCGCCTGCTCGGCGGCCTGTCCACCGCCGAGATCGCGCGGGCGTTCCTCGCCCCCGAACCCACCGTCGGCCAGCGCATCTCCCGCGCCAAGCGCACGCTCGCCGACAAGCAGATCCCCATCGAGCTGCCGCCGCCCGCCGAACTGCCCGCCCGGCTGGCCTCCGTCCTCGAAGTCATCTACCTGATCTTCAACGAGGGGTACGCGGCCAGCGCCGGCGAGGACTGGATCCGCCCGGCGCTCTGCCAGGAGGCGATGCGGCTCGGCCGGGTGCTCGCCGGGCTCATGCCGTCCGAACCCGAGGTGCACGGCCTGCTGGCGCTCATGGAGATCCAGGCGTCGCGCATCCCGGCCAGAACCGCCGCCGACGGCACCCCGATCCTTCTCCCGGACCAGGACCGCAGCCGCTGGGACCGGCTGCTCGTCCGCCGCGGCCTGGACGGCCTGCGCCGCGCCGAAGAACTGGGCACGCTCGGCCCGTACGGCCTCCAGGCCGCCATCGCCGCCTGCCACGCCCGCGCCCTCACCCCGCAGGCCACCGACTGGGCCCGCATCGCCGCCCTGTACCGGCTCCTGGCCCACCTCACGCCCTCATCCGTCGTCGAGCTGAACCGCGCGGTCGCGGTCGGCATGGCCCACGGCCCGGAGCGCGGGCTGGAGATCGCCGACGCCCTCCTGGACGAGCGCACGCTACGCGACTACGCGCACCTGCCGGCCGTCCGCGGCGACCTGCTGGCCCGGCTCGGCCGGACGGCGGAGGCCGCCGCCGAGTTCCGCCGCGCGGCCGGGCTCACCCGTAACACCCGTGAGCGCGAACTGTTCCAGCAGCGGGCTGCCGGGCTCGACCAGGGTTCGCCTCCTGCCAGCTCGTCATGA
- a CDS encoding SDR family NAD(P)-dependent oxidoreductase has product MTTIVMTGATSGLGELAAARMTAAGARLLIGARSLGPHTQDGLPVLDLARLDSVRRFASAVRDHLGSTPIDVLVLNAGVSFHDIDQRTPDGYETTFAVNHLAHYLLLRRLLPQLARGGRVVITSSSVHDPEHGGTLPPPRHATATLLANPELDPDRDTDPRAAGGHAYTASKLCGLMTARTLATRPEALAKQLTVLAYDPGPTPGTGLSRNFSLPIRLIWSLLGTRLGAVVPRMNSRRAAGHTLADLCLGTITPPAGQRYASLVRGRLTWPEPSKTACDPAAGEALWQDSAALIGLPA; this is encoded by the coding sequence ATGACCACGATCGTGATGACCGGAGCCACCTCCGGGCTGGGGGAGCTCGCCGCCGCCCGCATGACCGCCGCGGGCGCCCGGCTGCTGATCGGCGCGCGCAGCCTCGGCCCGCACACCCAGGACGGGTTACCGGTCCTGGACCTGGCCAGGCTCGATTCGGTACGCAGGTTCGCCTCGGCGGTGCGGGACCACCTCGGGTCCACCCCCATCGACGTGCTCGTGCTGAACGCCGGCGTGTCCTTCCACGACATCGACCAGCGCACCCCCGACGGGTACGAGACCACCTTCGCCGTCAACCATCTGGCCCACTATCTCCTGCTCCGCCGGCTCCTGCCCCAGCTCGCCCGCGGCGGCCGCGTGGTGATCACCAGCAGCTCCGTCCACGACCCCGAGCACGGCGGGACCCTGCCGCCACCCCGGCACGCCACCGCGACCCTGCTCGCCAACCCGGAGCTCGACCCCGACCGGGACACCGACCCGCGGGCGGCCGGCGGTCACGCGTACACCGCGTCCAAGCTCTGCGGCCTGATGACCGCGCGGACGCTCGCCACCCGCCCCGAGGCCCTAGCCAAGCAGCTCACCGTGCTCGCCTACGACCCCGGTCCGACGCCGGGCACCGGCCTGTCCCGCAACTTCAGCCTGCCCATCCGGCTCATCTGGTCCCTGCTCGGCACCCGGCTGGGAGCCGTGGTCCCGCGCATGAACAGCCGGCGCGCCGCCGGCCACACGCTGGCCGACCTCTGCCTCGGCACGATCACCCCGCCCGCCGGCCAGCGGTACGCCTCGCTCGTACGGGGGCGGCTGACCTGGCCGGAGCCGTCGAAGACGGCCTGCGACCCCGCGGCGGGCGAGGCGCTCTGGCAGGACAGCGCCGCCCTGATCGGCCTGCCGGCGTAG
- a CDS encoding glycosyl hydrolase, giving the protein MNDPTQHGLPPFPTPRPGARPARFAVTRRGFLVLGATTAATLALDGLPSSPATATAAPSAAWFARPRREVRPMVRWWWPDAHVDPAEIRREVDQLADAGFGGAEIAAVHHSIRDKSVLDPAGHGWGTPAWNTAVEAALDQAARRGLTIDLTIGPAWPAAIPTITPAGPASAKELAHGSVTVPAGTTYSGPVPPPVIPTGEPGSELLLVQAARLDPAHSTRDETGLDPASLRTVTATDGQTITWAAPADGDWLLLSYWQRGSGQRPESGPHTAPEAYVVDHFSRAGTQAVIDYWESELLTPAIRKLLRRAGGALFEDSIEIETDALPWTPDLPSEFERRRGYPLASILPVVMLANEDPVFAYDAARTRHARKDYWDTVSELFNEHHFTALREWAHSIGLRLRAQPYGLQTDAIEAAAILDVPEGESLGFKNLDDYRCLAGGRDLAGREVLSCEAGAYQGGAYTTTWKKLLRTLGGAYAAGLNQTVLHGFSYADAPGAAWPGFAAFTPYGGTVGYAESWGPRQPTWDHITDISTYFARLHLVMRHGEPRADVAVLRQTGYTKTGIGASWFTASGIPTGWTHQFVSGPLLDLPAARVSDGRLGRPAYKVLFVEGDKFYSGECTMTVGVARRLLEYAGAGLPVILLGDWRNASVPGLPQDGENERLRAILSDLLARPTTRMIATAADVPAALASLGVHPDVRYAVPSTLLTMRRVAGDVDYYYLCNGKHQENAKPPVTAIDHEVTLARTSRDSVPYVLDPWTGRASRLARYAEEEDGIRLRVTLQPGQARIVALGRPGLFGDRTGRRAHATSTNADLVRYAASRLLVRAAKAGVYTTTLSDGRTLTTEIGPVPAPVELHTWHLRVEDRGPAPAVHSLRLDRLAPWPEIPGLADVSGVGTYTTTVDADGPAYLELGEVSDTCRVSVNGRRLDPVDQIHPVLDLGPHLRRGSNTIQVEVATPLGNRLRVADPAVYGGLARQPYGLVGPVRLVPYREAPVR; this is encoded by the coding sequence GTGAACGACCCGACCCAGCACGGCCTTCCTCCCTTCCCTACGCCCCGCCCCGGCGCCCGCCCGGCCCGGTTCGCGGTGACGCGGCGCGGGTTTCTCGTGCTCGGCGCCACGACCGCCGCCACGCTCGCCCTCGACGGCCTCCCCTCCTCCCCCGCCACGGCCACCGCAGCACCCTCGGCCGCCTGGTTCGCCAGGCCGCGGCGCGAGGTGCGCCCGATGGTGCGCTGGTGGTGGCCCGACGCCCACGTCGATCCCGCCGAGATCAGGCGGGAGGTGGACCAGCTCGCCGACGCCGGCTTCGGCGGCGCGGAGATCGCGGCCGTGCACCACAGCATCCGCGACAAGTCCGTGCTCGACCCGGCGGGCCACGGCTGGGGCACCCCCGCCTGGAACACCGCCGTCGAGGCCGCGCTCGACCAGGCGGCCCGGCGCGGCCTCACCATCGACCTCACGATCGGCCCGGCCTGGCCGGCCGCCATCCCCACCATCACCCCCGCCGGCCCCGCGTCGGCCAAGGAACTGGCCCACGGCTCCGTGACCGTCCCCGCCGGAACCACCTACTCCGGCCCGGTGCCACCCCCCGTCATCCCCACCGGCGAACCCGGCAGCGAGCTGCTGCTCGTCCAGGCGGCCAGGCTCGACCCCGCCCACTCGACCCGCGACGAGACCGGCCTCGACCCCGCCTCCCTCCGGACCGTCACCGCCACGGACGGGCAGACGATCACCTGGGCCGCCCCCGCCGACGGCGACTGGCTGCTCCTCTCCTACTGGCAACGCGGCTCCGGCCAGCGCCCCGAGTCGGGCCCGCACACCGCCCCCGAGGCGTACGTCGTGGACCACTTCAGCCGCGCCGGCACCCAGGCGGTGATCGACTACTGGGAGTCGGAGCTGCTCACCCCCGCCATCCGCAAGCTGCTCAGGCGCGCCGGCGGAGCGCTGTTCGAGGACTCCATCGAGATCGAGACCGACGCCCTGCCGTGGACCCCGGACCTGCCCTCCGAGTTCGAGCGGCGCCGCGGCTACCCGCTGGCGTCCATCCTCCCGGTGGTCATGCTCGCGAACGAGGACCCGGTCTTCGCCTACGACGCCGCCCGCACCCGGCACGCCCGCAAGGACTACTGGGACACGGTGTCCGAGCTGTTCAACGAGCACCACTTCACCGCGCTGCGCGAGTGGGCGCACTCGATCGGCCTGCGGTTGCGGGCGCAGCCGTACGGGCTGCAGACCGACGCCATCGAGGCCGCGGCCATCCTGGACGTGCCGGAAGGGGAGTCGCTGGGGTTCAAGAACCTCGACGACTACCGGTGCCTGGCCGGGGGCCGGGATCTGGCCGGGCGGGAGGTGCTGTCCTGCGAGGCGGGCGCGTACCAGGGCGGGGCGTACACGACGACGTGGAAGAAGCTGCTGCGCACGCTGGGCGGGGCGTACGCGGCCGGGCTCAACCAGACGGTGCTGCACGGCTTCTCGTACGCGGACGCGCCCGGCGCCGCGTGGCCGGGGTTCGCGGCGTTCACGCCGTACGGCGGAACGGTGGGGTACGCGGAGTCGTGGGGCCCGCGCCAGCCCACCTGGGATCACATCACCGACATTTCCACCTATTTCGCGCGCCTCCATCTGGTCATGCGGCACGGCGAGCCTCGCGCTGACGTGGCCGTCCTCCGGCAGACCGGCTACACCAAGACCGGCATCGGGGCCTCCTGGTTCACCGCGAGCGGCATCCCGACCGGCTGGACCCACCAGTTCGTCAGCGGGCCCCTGCTCGACCTGCCCGCCGCGCGGGTCTCGGACGGGCGGCTGGGCCGGCCCGCGTACAAGGTGCTGTTCGTCGAGGGCGACAAGTTCTACTCGGGCGAGTGCACGATGACCGTCGGCGTGGCCCGGCGCCTGCTCGAGTACGCCGGCGCCGGCCTGCCCGTCATCCTGCTAGGCGACTGGCGTAACGCCTCGGTGCCGGGCCTGCCCCAGGACGGCGAGAACGAGCGGCTGCGCGCGATCCTGTCGGACCTGCTCGCACGTCCCACCACGCGGATGATCGCCACCGCCGCGGACGTGCCCGCCGCCCTCGCCTCCCTCGGCGTCCACCCCGATGTCCGGTACGCGGTCCCGTCCACCCTGCTCACCATGCGCCGCGTGGCCGGCGACGTGGACTACTACTACCTGTGCAACGGCAAACACCAGGAGAACGCCAAACCGCCCGTGACCGCGATCGACCACGAGGTCACGCTGGCCCGCACCAGCCGGGACAGCGTCCCGTACGTGCTCGACCCCTGGACGGGCCGCGCCTCCCGCCTCGCCCGGTACGCGGAGGAGGAGGACGGCATCCGCCTGCGCGTGACCCTGCAGCCGGGCCAGGCGAGGATCGTGGCCCTCGGCCGGCCCGGCCTGTTCGGCGACCGCACGGGGCGCCGCGCGCACGCCACCAGCACGAACGCCGACCTGGTGAGGTACGCCGCGAGCCGCCTGCTGGTGCGGGCCGCCAAGGCGGGCGTCTACACCACCACCCTCTCCGACGGCCGCACGCTCACCACCGAGATCGGCCCCGTCCCCGCCCCCGTCGAGCTGCACACCTGGCACCTCCGGGTGGAGGACCGGGGCCCCGCGCCGGCCGTGCACTCCCTGCGGCTCGACCGGCTCGCGCCCTGGCCGGAGATCCCCGGGCTGGCCGACGTGTCCGGCGTCGGCACGTACACGACCACCGTCGACGCGGACGGTCCCGCCTACCTGGAGCTGGGAGAGGTGAGCGACACCTGCCGGGTGAGCGTCAACGGCCGGCGCCTGGACCCGGTGGACCAGATCCACCCCGTCCTCGACCTCGGCCCGCACCTCCGCCGCGGCTCGAACACCATCCAGGTGGAGGTGGCGACCCCGCTCGGCAACCGGCTCAGGGTGGCGGACCCGGCCGTGTACGGCGGGCTGGCGCGGCAGCCGTACGGGCTGGTCGGCCCGGTCAGGCTGGTCCCGTACCGCGAGGCGCCTGTCAGGTGA
- a CDS encoding TetR/AcrR family transcriptional regulator, whose translation MSQTIEKQQQILDAALQVFGRYGFRRTSMELIAQAAGVSRPALYKHYTGKEEIFRAVAEQAIDRLVGQAAEIGREDGDVADRVFRALNLKLEFVTGSVEAGFRGEMLAEVSVLAPDLTRSFKDRHAAVITSVLLAAGDELPGLGTVLSAHDAAELLLAALTGISQQEDEVHVLRTRLRQLVDITVRSLT comes from the coding sequence ATGTCACAGACCATTGAGAAGCAGCAGCAGATCCTTGACGCAGCGCTCCAGGTGTTCGGCCGCTACGGCTTCCGCCGGACGTCGATGGAGCTGATCGCGCAGGCCGCGGGGGTGTCCCGTCCCGCCCTCTACAAGCACTACACGGGCAAGGAAGAGATCTTCCGGGCCGTGGCGGAGCAGGCCATCGACCGGCTCGTCGGCCAGGCGGCGGAGATCGGCCGGGAGGACGGCGACGTCGCCGACCGGGTGTTCCGTGCCCTGAACCTCAAGCTGGAGTTCGTCACGGGCAGCGTCGAGGCGGGGTTCAGGGGCGAGATGCTCGCGGAGGTGAGCGTGCTCGCCCCCGACCTGACGCGCTCGTTCAAGGACCGTCACGCCGCCGTCATCACGTCCGTCCTGCTCGCCGCCGGGGACGAGCTGCCGGGGCTCGGCACCGTCCTGTCGGCGCACGACGCCGCCGAACTGCTGCTGGCGGCCCTGACCGGCATCTCCCAGCAGGAGGACGAGGTGCACGTGCTGCGCACCCGGCTGCGGCAGCTCGTCGACATCACCGTCCGAAGCCTCACCTGA
- a CDS encoding DUF998 domain-containing protein yields MAQLAQTSSGPISRVISRPRLLLGFGVLAGPMYVTVALAQAFTREGFDLLRHPWSFLANGDLGWIQTLNFVLTALATIAAAAGMRRALAPGRGAQWAPVLIGAFGAGMIGAALFPADPAMGFPAGTPEGPGAITLSGTLHMAVGGVGFLCAVAACYVLASRFARDGRKGWAWYSRVTGTLFLGSFIGIASGGGIAWSNLAFVAGILALWIWMSLVSLNLSRSA; encoded by the coding sequence ATGGCTCAGCTCGCCCAGACCTCCTCCGGCCCGATCTCCCGCGTGATCTCCCGCCCCCGCCTGCTGCTCGGATTCGGCGTCCTGGCAGGCCCGATGTACGTGACCGTCGCCCTGGCCCAGGCGTTCACCAGGGAGGGCTTCGACCTGCTCCGCCACCCCTGGAGCTTCCTGGCCAACGGCGACCTCGGCTGGATCCAGACCCTCAACTTCGTCCTCACCGCCCTGGCGACCATCGCCGCGGCGGCCGGCATGCGGCGGGCCCTGGCGCCGGGACGCGGCGCCCAGTGGGCCCCCGTCCTCATCGGAGCGTTCGGCGCCGGCATGATCGGCGCCGCCCTCTTCCCCGCCGACCCCGCCATGGGCTTCCCCGCCGGAACCCCGGAAGGCCCCGGCGCCATCACCCTCTCCGGCACCCTGCACATGGCCGTCGGCGGCGTGGGCTTCCTCTGCGCGGTCGCGGCCTGCTACGTCCTCGCCTCCCGCTTCGCCCGCGACGGCCGCAAGGGCTGGGCCTGGTACTCCCGCGTCACCGGGACCCTCTTCCTCGGCTCGTTCATCGGCATCGCCAGTGGCGGCGGGATCGCCTGGTCCAACCTCGCGTTCGTCGCCGGCATCCTGGCCCTCTGGATCTGGATGTCGCTAGTGTCGCTGAACCTGTCCCGCTCCGCCTGA